The following are from one region of the Rosistilla carotiformis genome:
- a CDS encoding DUF1549 domain-containing protein — protein MLVAPPLRRMIRRMVLSLATFGLLSPLLAEQPPQTSITQASYVRDIEPILRTQCQGCHQPAKPQGEYEMTAFDALLAGGESGSAAIVPGKPEESYLIELITPVDGVAEMPRGGKPLHEVEIEKIRNWIAAGAVNDSPPASGPIYSADNPPVYSKPPVVPSIDFSPDGSLLAIAGFHEVLLLETADFTQVGRLVGLSERIESVRFSPDGTRLAVAGGLPARLGEIQVWDVEKQSLLLSRPATFDTVYGVSWSPDGKLIAFGGADTIVRAIDAQTGEQRLFQGAHDDWVRATAFSNDGKHLVSVGRDMTCKLIEVETERFVDNITSITPGALSGGVNSVVMHPSRDEIFVGGADGIAKVYRIFRQTARKIGDDANLLKKLPAMKGRIFSVDISADGTLLAAAATLDGHSEVRIFKYVPEAKFPADIKAIQAKRITQRSADEKKKLEDFVSSSIDQVAQVEIPETAVYAIDFSKQGLLAVAGADGLIRLLNPEDGSIAKSFAAVPVSEAESPAAIASKSSNAWSESRSKKLPASKKEKLPADATLTGLSTSPEKVELTGPFCYVQLMVQAELANGESIDVTRIADLTLSDPVATVSPGGLLRGSTAGEAELIVRLQDQELKIPVMVADLDSTAPIDFIRDVGPVMSRLGCNQGTCHGAQDGKNGFKLSLRGYDPLFDIRALTDDLAARRVNIASPESSLMLLKTLGLAPHEGGVLVNEGEPYHEIMRRWIAEGARLNLESPRVAKIDILPQNPVVQQIGSRQQIRVVATYTDGATRDVTQEAFIESSNTEVATRDITGLMTSVRRGEAAILARFEGAYAATTLTVMGNRDAFVWEQPETWGRIDELVAEKWQRMKIEPSGLCSDEEFVRRIHLDLTGLPPTADQVLAFIGAELPSREKRQQLVDRLIGNDDFVEYWSNKWADLLQVNRKFLGAEGAKLFRDWIQQRVRDNMPYDQFVREIVASSGSNKENPAASYYKILRTPEDTMENTTHLFLGVRFNCNKCHDHPFERWTQDQYYQTSAYFARFALKADPTAGDKKIGGTAVEGAKPLYEVVYEKEDGEIKHERTGAIAPPVFPYACEHPMPEQANRREQLAAWITAPDNQYFARSYVNRIWGYLTGVGIIEPIDDIRAGNPPSNPELLDFLTEEFVVSGFDTRHLMRLIANSRTYQLSVETNNWNEDDSLNYSHATAKRLPAEVLYDAVHRVTGAESHIPGVPAGTRAAAIPDSGIKLTDGFLANFGRPSRESSCECERSSDLQLGPVMALVSGPTVGAAISDPKNALAEIAKQNETPQALVDAIFLRVLNRHAKPGEVEAFETILGEIGADHEALTNALADREAWWQEQRAELEQKRMEQLASVEKERTDRIAAMKEERDQLEAERNERIAAATATQKAYADKLEEHATAWAQQHADATPEWFLLEPNGLSASNGATLARQEDRSIVASGKAEKGKYVITVKTNLQGITGFRLEALPQAGVAGGGPGLPANGNFVVTEFTVQAAAADKPKEMAKLKLKDAKADFTQSGFDPAQAIDGNPGDQKGWAISPAGGTVHWATFATEAPVGHPQGTILTFTLDQVHNAADHRLARFRLSATTDTDVQLGLPEPLLAIQSVASEQRSDEQKKRLRDYFAKVDAKLGELNKAIAAAKAPVPADPVVVSLDKRIAALKQPTPDDPKMLQLRLDLQQSQEQLANERLTATEDLTWALINSPAFLFNR, from the coding sequence ATGCTCGTCGCCCCCCCGCTGCGCCGGATGATTCGACGCATGGTCCTGTCGTTGGCAACGTTTGGTTTGTTGAGTCCCCTGCTGGCGGAACAACCGCCGCAAACATCGATCACTCAAGCCAGCTACGTTCGCGATATCGAACCGATCTTGCGAACGCAGTGCCAAGGCTGCCATCAACCGGCCAAACCGCAAGGCGAATACGAGATGACAGCTTTCGATGCGCTGCTCGCTGGCGGCGAATCGGGTTCCGCGGCGATCGTTCCCGGCAAACCGGAAGAGAGCTACCTGATTGAACTGATCACGCCGGTCGACGGTGTCGCCGAAATGCCTCGTGGTGGCAAGCCGTTGCACGAGGTCGAAATCGAAAAGATCCGGAACTGGATCGCCGCAGGCGCGGTCAACGATTCCCCTCCCGCTTCCGGCCCCATCTACTCTGCCGACAATCCGCCAGTCTACAGCAAACCGCCTGTCGTCCCTTCGATCGACTTCTCTCCCGATGGCAGCCTGCTGGCGATCGCCGGTTTTCATGAAGTCTTGTTATTGGAAACCGCCGACTTCACCCAAGTCGGCCGGCTGGTCGGACTCAGCGAACGGATCGAATCGGTCCGCTTCTCTCCCGATGGAACGCGATTGGCTGTCGCGGGTGGATTGCCCGCGCGGCTGGGAGAGATCCAGGTTTGGGACGTTGAAAAACAATCGCTTCTGTTATCGCGACCCGCCACGTTCGACACGGTCTATGGCGTCAGTTGGTCTCCCGATGGCAAGCTGATCGCGTTTGGAGGTGCCGATACAATCGTCCGCGCGATCGATGCTCAGACGGGCGAACAGCGATTGTTCCAAGGCGCGCACGACGACTGGGTGCGCGCGACAGCGTTCAGCAATGATGGCAAGCATCTGGTCTCGGTCGGTCGCGACATGACCTGTAAGTTGATCGAAGTCGAAACGGAGCGGTTTGTCGACAACATCACATCGATCACGCCGGGGGCGCTCAGCGGTGGAGTCAACAGCGTGGTGATGCATCCATCGCGCGATGAGATCTTCGTCGGCGGAGCGGATGGAATTGCCAAGGTCTACCGAATCTTTCGGCAGACCGCACGGAAGATCGGCGATGACGCCAACCTGCTGAAAAAATTGCCTGCCATGAAGGGGCGAATCTTCAGTGTCGACATCAGCGCTGACGGAACACTGTTGGCTGCCGCGGCGACTCTGGATGGCCACAGCGAGGTGCGGATCTTTAAGTACGTTCCCGAAGCCAAGTTCCCCGCCGACATCAAAGCGATCCAGGCCAAACGCATCACGCAACGTTCCGCTGACGAAAAGAAGAAGCTCGAGGATTTTGTTTCCTCGTCGATCGACCAAGTCGCGCAGGTCGAGATCCCCGAAACGGCGGTCTACGCGATCGACTTCTCCAAGCAGGGGCTGTTGGCCGTCGCGGGAGCCGACGGGCTGATCCGGTTGCTGAATCCCGAAGATGGCTCGATCGCCAAGAGCTTCGCCGCGGTCCCCGTTTCCGAAGCGGAATCTCCCGCAGCGATCGCATCCAAGTCGTCCAATGCTTGGTCCGAATCTCGCAGCAAGAAACTGCCTGCCAGCAAAAAGGAAAAACTTCCCGCCGATGCCACGCTGACAGGCTTGTCGACGTCGCCCGAGAAGGTCGAACTGACCGGCCCCTTCTGCTACGTGCAACTGATGGTGCAAGCCGAACTTGCCAACGGAGAGAGTATCGATGTCACGCGGATTGCCGATCTGACGTTGTCCGATCCCGTGGCGACGGTTTCCCCAGGCGGCCTGCTGCGTGGCAGCACAGCGGGCGAAGCCGAATTGATCGTGCGGTTGCAGGATCAAGAGCTGAAAATTCCAGTGATGGTTGCCGATTTGGACTCCACCGCGCCGATCGATTTCATTCGCGATGTCGGCCCCGTGATGTCGCGACTGGGCTGCAATCAGGGAACGTGTCACGGAGCCCAAGACGGCAAGAACGGCTTTAAGCTGTCATTGCGTGGTTACGACCCGCTGTTCGATATCCGTGCGTTGACCGACGACCTGGCCGCGCGGCGAGTTAACATCGCTTCGCCCGAGAGCAGTTTGATGCTGTTGAAGACGCTTGGTCTGGCGCCGCACGAAGGAGGCGTCTTGGTCAACGAAGGGGAACCGTATCACGAGATCATGCGGCGCTGGATCGCCGAAGGGGCGCGGTTGAATCTCGAATCGCCGCGCGTCGCGAAGATCGACATCCTGCCGCAAAACCCCGTCGTGCAACAGATTGGTTCGCGACAACAGATTCGCGTCGTGGCAACCTACACCGACGGTGCGACTCGCGATGTCACGCAAGAAGCATTTATCGAAAGCAGCAATACGGAAGTTGCCACCCGCGACATCACCGGCTTGATGACATCGGTTCGTCGCGGCGAAGCGGCGATCCTGGCTCGCTTCGAAGGAGCGTATGCCGCGACGACGTTGACCGTGATGGGCAACCGCGACGCCTTCGTTTGGGAACAGCCTGAAACCTGGGGCCGCATCGATGAACTTGTCGCTGAGAAATGGCAGCGAATGAAGATCGAGCCCTCCGGTCTTTGCAGCGACGAAGAATTTGTCCGCCGCATCCATCTCGATCTGACCGGGCTGCCACCGACCGCCGATCAGGTGTTGGCCTTCATCGGGGCGGAGTTGCCATCGCGCGAGAAGCGTCAACAACTTGTCGATCGATTGATCGGCAACGATGACTTTGTCGAGTATTGGTCGAACAAATGGGCCGATCTGTTGCAGGTCAATCGGAAGTTCCTGGGAGCCGAGGGAGCGAAGTTGTTCCGCGATTGGATCCAGCAACGCGTTCGCGACAACATGCCATACGATCAATTTGTCCGCGAGATCGTCGCCTCCAGCGGTTCGAATAAAGAAAATCCTGCTGCATCGTATTACAAGATTCTGCGGACTCCCGAAGACACGATGGAGAATACGACGCACCTCTTCTTGGGAGTTCGGTTCAACTGCAACAAGTGTCACGACCATCCGTTTGAACGCTGGACGCAGGACCAGTACTACCAAACGAGTGCCTACTTCGCACGCTTCGCGCTCAAAGCCGATCCGACGGCGGGAGACAAGAAAATCGGCGGCACCGCGGTCGAAGGGGCCAAGCCGTTATACGAGGTGGTCTATGAGAAGGAGGATGGCGAGATCAAGCACGAGCGAACCGGAGCGATCGCGCCACCGGTCTTCCCGTATGCCTGTGAGCATCCGATGCCCGAACAGGCGAACCGCCGCGAACAATTGGCCGCCTGGATCACCGCTCCCGACAACCAATACTTCGCCCGCAGTTATGTGAATCGGATCTGGGGCTATCTGACCGGCGTCGGAATCATCGAACCGATCGACGACATCCGAGCTGGCAATCCGCCGAGCAATCCCGAACTGCTCGACTTCTTGACCGAGGAGTTTGTTGTCAGCGGTTTTGATACTCGGCATCTGATGCGGTTGATCGCCAACAGTCGGACCTATCAATTGAGCGTGGAAACGAACAACTGGAACGAAGACGATTCGTTGAACTACTCTCACGCAACGGCGAAACGTTTGCCTGCGGAAGTGTTGTACGACGCGGTTCATCGCGTGACGGGCGCTGAATCGCATATTCCGGGCGTTCCGGCAGGCACCCGCGCCGCGGCAATTCCCGACTCGGGGATCAAGTTGACCGACGGCTTCTTGGCAAACTTTGGCCGTCCGTCGCGGGAAAGTTCTTGCGAGTGCGAACGTTCCAGCGACCTGCAGCTAGGGCCGGTGATGGCTTTGGTTAGCGGGCCGACCGTCGGCGCCGCGATCTCCGACCCTAAAAACGCGTTGGCGGAGATCGCCAAACAAAACGAAACGCCCCAAGCTTTGGTCGACGCGATCTTCCTCCGCGTTCTCAACCGCCACGCCAAGCCTGGCGAAGTTGAAGCGTTTGAAACGATCCTGGGCGAGATCGGTGCCGACCACGAAGCGTTAACCAACGCGTTGGCCGACCGCGAAGCCTGGTGGCAAGAACAGCGTGCCGAGTTGGAGCAAAAGCGGATGGAGCAACTCGCCTCGGTCGAAAAAGAACGCACCGACCGGATCGCTGCGATGAAAGAAGAACGTGATCAATTGGAGGCGGAGAGAAACGAACGGATCGCCGCCGCGACAGCGACACAAAAAGCATACGCCGACAAATTGGAAGAGCACGCGACGGCCTGGGCTCAACAACACGCGGATGCCACGCCGGAATGGTTCCTGCTGGAACCCAACGGCCTGTCGGCCTCCAACGGAGCGACGTTGGCTCGCCAAGAAGATCGTTCGATCGTTGCCAGCGGCAAAGCGGAAAAAGGCAAGTACGTGATCACGGTGAAGACCAATTTGCAGGGGATCACCGGATTCCGGCTCGAAGCGTTGCCGCAGGCGGGCGTCGCCGGTGGCGGGCCTGGCCTGCCCGCGAACGGCAACTTTGTCGTCACTGAATTCACTGTCCAAGCGGCTGCCGCGGACAAACCGAAAGAGATGGCGAAGCTGAAGTTGAAGGATGCCAAAGCCGACTTCACGCAATCCGGCTTCGATCCCGCTCAAGCGATCGACGGTAACCCGGGAGATCAAAAAGGCTGGGCGATTTCGCCCGCTGGTGGCACCGTTCACTGGGCGACTTTCGCAACCGAAGCTCCCGTCGGACATCCACAAGGGACGATCCTCACGTTCACGTTGGATCAAGTTCACAATGCGGCGGATCATCGCTTGGCCAGGTTCCGTTTGAGTGCGACGACCGATACCGACGTGCAACTGGGCTTGCCCGAACCGCTGTTGGCGATCCAGTCGGTCGCGTCGGAGCAGCGCTCCGACGAACAAAAGAAACGGTTGCGCGACTACTTTGCCAAGGTCGACGCGAAACTGGGTGAACTGAACAAGGCGATCGCGGCGGCCAAGGCTCCTGTTCCCGCCGATCCGGTCGTCGTGTCATTGGACAAACGGATCGCTGCTTTGAAACAGCCGACGCCGGACGATCCCAAGATGCTGCAGCTGCGGCTCGATCTGCAACAGAGTCAAGAACAGTTGGCGAACGAGCGTTTGACGGCGACCGAAGATCTGACCTGGGCGCTGATCAACAGTCCGGCGTTTTTGTTTAATCGGTAA
- a CDS encoding SNF2-related protein → MNILDLGTLGVRAVVSGTEHDYGVLIDFEDVSDNVLFAMCTCPRFASGYLCKHLWATILELDRVQDNRLRGHGPIEICESDMEDFEVGEPLEVADYQPTLPPPTTQRGKPAPGWMKQLQVAAQIASVKAPAAVVPQHPVVTGQRIRHEFLISLADQANASSIDLHLMRSTQDPQGRWSEPLPARISRAETALLHDPAEQRIFAMLQWENDFQSAAVHRRGGATRFRIHPHLLSETLAELCESQRLAWTHDIASTKKTRTPIVQATGTAWDFVVALDPIDSPAAKPKGNRGREAATSMLAVMPRLERVAGEATERREIGCVMAVCDSGALLMDDCIAAIDPQVASWVRGWQRIGELQLAADEMGTFLETFFSAPEPPRLELAKSLDVSQVQGKPQPKLTLSSPDDEHGAYQWVAEVTMLYGDRELQADDPIKVVWDEAARVLLVRDAAAELAALQTLKECDFREHSPRFRHFELRISRWSLVPAVLKLTGRGWLVVAEGQRMRSPGGCTIEVASGEDWFDLKACVDFDGMEVALPALLKALKRKETFVVLDDGSHGILPEQWLNQLQQLSQAGQIEGESVRYRRNQALLLELLLAEQENVKTDRSFNAWCERMRSFSGIKPAVEPRGFQGTLRAYQKDGLGWFHFLRDFEFGGCLADDMGLGKTIQVLALLQSRRLARPKAGRTKKPSLVVVPKSLIFNWIAEAEKFAPRLKVVDYTGNQRAALVDRLESADLVLTTYGTLRRDIEQIRSLQYDYAILDEAQAIKNPNSQSAKAARLIDAEHRLAMTGTPVENHLGDLWSLLDFLNPGMLGQLSVSQFSGPDVSSERLVGLSNALQPFILRRTKEQVLTELPEKSEQTLYCTMTGKQRKLYDELRNHYRQQLSGKVKELGIKRSKIHVLEALLRLRQTACDPRLVDAKQGPAGAKIARLMEQLQEVTAEGHKALVFSQFTSLLSFVRKELDQQGIVYEYLDGKTTKRNERVARFQSDPDCPVFLISLKAGGHGLNLTAADYVYILDPWWNPAVEAQAIDRAHRMGQSKPVMAYRLICRDTVEEKIVHLQESKRELADAIISADRSLISQLSMDDLQMLFS, encoded by the coding sequence GTGAACATCTTGGATCTGGGGACGCTTGGAGTGCGGGCGGTTGTCAGCGGAACGGAACACGATTACGGGGTTCTGATCGATTTCGAAGACGTCAGTGACAATGTGTTGTTCGCCATGTGCACCTGCCCAAGATTCGCCTCAGGTTACCTGTGCAAGCACCTTTGGGCAACGATCTTGGAACTCGATCGCGTCCAAGACAATCGACTCCGCGGCCACGGACCGATCGAAATTTGCGAATCGGACATGGAGGATTTCGAGGTCGGCGAGCCGTTGGAGGTCGCGGATTACCAACCGACGCTGCCGCCTCCGACGACGCAGCGTGGGAAACCGGCACCGGGTTGGATGAAGCAACTGCAGGTCGCCGCGCAGATCGCATCGGTCAAAGCCCCTGCTGCCGTGGTCCCGCAGCATCCCGTGGTAACCGGGCAACGGATCCGTCACGAATTCCTGATCAGTCTTGCCGACCAAGCGAATGCGTCGAGCATCGATTTGCATTTGATGCGGTCGACGCAAGATCCGCAGGGGCGGTGGAGCGAGCCGCTGCCAGCGCGGATATCGCGAGCGGAGACGGCGCTGCTGCATGACCCGGCGGAGCAACGGATCTTTGCGATGTTGCAATGGGAGAACGACTTCCAATCCGCCGCCGTTCATCGCAGAGGGGGAGCGACACGGTTTCGCATCCATCCCCATCTGCTGAGCGAGACGCTTGCCGAGCTGTGTGAATCGCAGCGACTGGCTTGGACGCACGACATCGCGTCGACGAAAAAAACGCGAACCCCGATCGTTCAGGCAACCGGGACCGCTTGGGATTTTGTCGTCGCACTCGATCCGATCGACTCCCCCGCGGCGAAGCCAAAGGGGAATCGGGGGCGGGAAGCCGCGACATCGATGTTGGCGGTGATGCCCCGTTTAGAACGCGTCGCGGGCGAGGCGACCGAGCGTCGCGAGATCGGTTGCGTTATGGCGGTCTGCGATTCGGGAGCCCTGTTGATGGACGATTGCATCGCCGCGATCGATCCCCAAGTGGCGTCGTGGGTTCGTGGTTGGCAACGGATCGGCGAACTGCAGCTGGCCGCCGATGAGATGGGAACCTTTTTAGAGACCTTCTTTTCGGCACCCGAGCCGCCACGCTTGGAACTTGCCAAATCGCTGGACGTGTCGCAGGTGCAGGGAAAGCCGCAGCCTAAGTTGACGCTTTCGTCCCCCGACGACGAACATGGAGCCTATCAATGGGTGGCTGAGGTTACGATGCTCTATGGAGACCGGGAACTTCAGGCCGATGATCCCATCAAGGTTGTCTGGGATGAAGCGGCTCGGGTGCTGTTGGTTCGCGATGCGGCCGCGGAACTCGCAGCGCTCCAGACATTAAAAGAGTGTGATTTTCGCGAACACTCGCCACGGTTCCGGCACTTCGAGCTGCGGATTTCGCGATGGTCGCTTGTTCCGGCCGTGCTCAAGCTGACCGGACGCGGTTGGTTGGTCGTTGCTGAAGGGCAGCGGATGCGTTCGCCCGGAGGATGCACGATCGAGGTGGCCAGCGGCGAAGACTGGTTCGACCTGAAGGCATGCGTCGATTTCGACGGCATGGAAGTCGCGTTGCCAGCGTTGTTGAAGGCCCTCAAGCGAAAGGAAACGTTTGTTGTCTTGGACGACGGCAGCCACGGCATCCTGCCCGAGCAATGGCTGAATCAATTGCAGCAGCTGTCGCAGGCGGGCCAGATCGAAGGAGAGAGCGTTCGCTACCGTCGCAATCAAGCGCTGCTGTTGGAACTGTTGCTGGCAGAACAGGAAAATGTGAAAACGGACCGGTCGTTCAACGCATGGTGCGAACGGATGCGTTCGTTTTCGGGAATCAAGCCGGCCGTGGAGCCTCGCGGTTTCCAGGGCACATTGCGCGCGTACCAGAAGGACGGTTTGGGGTGGTTTCATTTCTTGCGCGACTTTGAATTCGGCGGTTGCCTGGCCGACGACATGGGCTTGGGGAAGACGATTCAGGTGTTGGCGCTGCTGCAATCGCGAAGGCTAGCGCGTCCCAAGGCTGGGCGAACGAAGAAGCCTTCGCTGGTGGTCGTCCCCAAAAGTTTGATCTTCAATTGGATCGCCGAAGCGGAAAAATTTGCCCCGCGGTTGAAGGTCGTCGACTACACCGGAAACCAACGCGCCGCGCTGGTCGATCGATTGGAATCGGCGGATCTGGTGTTAACGACTTATGGAACGCTGCGTCGCGACATCGAACAGATTAGGTCGCTGCAGTACGATTACGCGATCCTCGACGAGGCCCAAGCGATCAAGAATCCGAACAGCCAGTCGGCCAAGGCGGCGCGGTTGATCGACGCCGAGCATCGTTTGGCGATGACCGGGACGCCGGTGGAGAATCATTTGGGTGACCTATGGTCGCTGTTGGATTTTTTGAATCCGGGCATGTTGGGACAGTTGTCGGTCTCTCAATTTTCCGGTCCCGATGTGAGCAGCGAGCGGCTGGTGGGGTTGAGCAATGCGCTGCAGCCATTCATCTTGCGGCGCACCAAAGAGCAAGTGTTAACGGAGTTGCCCGAGAAGAGCGAGCAGACGTTGTATTGCACGATGACAGGCAAGCAGCGGAAGCTGTATGACGAATTGCGCAACCATTACCGCCAGCAACTCAGCGGCAAGGTGAAGGAACTGGGGATCAAGCGATCCAAGATTCATGTGCTCGAAGCGCTGCTGCGACTTCGACAGACGGCATGCGATCCACGATTGGTCGATGCCAAGCAGGGACCGGCCGGCGCGAAGATCGCTCGACTGATGGAACAGCTGCAAGAAGTCACCGCCGAAGGGCACAAGGCACTTGTCTTCTCTCAGTTCACGAGCCTGCTGTCCTTCGTGCGGAAAGAATTGGATCAGCAGGGAATCGTCTACGAATACCTCGATGGCAAGACGACCAAACGGAACGAACGCGTTGCGCGATTCCAAAGTGATCCGGATTGTCCTGTCTTCCTGATCAGTTTGAAAGCAGGGGGGCACGGATTGAATCTGACGGCTGCCGACTATGTCTACATCCTTGACCCCTGGTGGAATCCAGCGGTCGAAGCGCAAGCGATCGACCGCGCCCATCGGATGGGACAGTCGAAACCGGTGATGGCATATCGCTTGATTTGCCGCGACACCGTCGAAGAAAAGATCGTTCACTTGCAGGAGAGCAAACGTGAATTGGCCGATGCGATTATCTCAGCCGATCGCAGCTTGATCAGCCAGCTGTCGATGGACGACCTGCAAATGTTGTTTAGCTGA
- a CDS encoding helix-turn-helix domain-containing protein, producing the protein MANQFVPLEEAAKLLGISSEQLVAMRSDGAIRAFKDGSSWKFPQAEIDRLLADQQLDASADDSSTQLFGSDLQIEPMFDANLELGSDLSALSNLGDSSGSEIQELGSVGDSDDELFLASDTSGPKSEQIFANDDSAVASDDDLSLSSGSASELDVLQIADSNEDLGGGLGDSDVDLSLDLGLAEDDPSDAANIDLSLSEKALSDPSDIDLSLSEKALSDPSDIDLSLSEKALSDPSDIDLSLPEPTTGGSDLGLADEALSDLGSDLNLADGSDVLAGSDLASPGSGPESVFAEDDDDDDDLVISDDDDLVLDSAGSDISVVGGSGINLMKPADSGLSLESEPLDLAGSSISAIDLSSELSDAASGSGSGRGPGSSGSLVDFKADEEFQLSPGGIGLEADDDSASQVIEVEDSNSFGDAMDLGGDGGWDQTDAVEVAEEADLVADEDDGMAVDEHAIVARAPTAEASGVPSYEVPFSIWNVMSLFGILIMLTAGGVISADLMRNLWSDGGSAADVSSLTGAILKAMGMDN; encoded by the coding sequence ATGGCCAACCAATTCGTTCCGCTCGAAGAAGCTGCAAAGCTACTTGGGATCTCATCCGAGCAGCTTGTGGCAATGCGTTCCGACGGCGCGATTCGTGCGTTTAAGGATGGGTCGAGTTGGAAGTTCCCGCAGGCGGAGATCGATCGTCTGCTGGCCGATCAGCAACTCGATGCATCCGCCGACGATTCGTCGACTCAACTGTTTGGCAGCGACCTGCAGATCGAGCCGATGTTCGATGCGAACCTTGAACTCGGCAGCGATCTGTCGGCCCTTAGCAATCTGGGAGACTCCAGCGGCAGCGAGATTCAAGAGCTGGGTTCGGTAGGCGATAGCGACGACGAACTCTTCTTGGCGAGTGATACCAGCGGCCCCAAGTCGGAGCAGATCTTTGCCAACGACGATTCCGCGGTGGCTAGCGACGACGACCTTTCGCTTAGCAGCGGTTCGGCGAGCGAGCTGGATGTCTTGCAGATCGCCGACTCCAACGAGGATCTGGGCGGTGGACTGGGCGACAGCGACGTGGATCTGAGCCTGGATTTGGGATTGGCCGAAGACGATCCCTCCGACGCGGCGAACATCGATCTGTCGCTTTCGGAAAAAGCGTTGAGTGATCCGAGTGACATCGATCTGTCGCTCTCGGAAAAGGCGTTGAGCGATCCGAGTGACATCGATCTGTCACTCTCGGAAAAGGCGTTAAGCGATCCGAGTGACATCGATCTGTCGTTGCCCGAACCGACGACCGGGGGAAGTGATTTGGGCTTGGCCGATGAAGCGCTCAGCGATCTCGGCAGCGACCTGAATCTTGCCGATGGGTCGGACGTGTTGGCGGGATCCGATCTCGCATCTCCAGGCTCGGGGCCCGAATCGGTTTTCGCCGAAGACGATGACGATGATGACGACCTGGTGATCAGCGACGACGATGACCTTGTCCTAGACAGCGCGGGGAGCGATATCTCGGTTGTCGGCGGCAGTGGGATCAATCTAATGAAGCCTGCGGACAGCGGGCTGTCGCTGGAAAGCGAACCGTTGGACCTGGCTGGTTCGAGCATCTCCGCGATCGATCTGTCCAGCGAGCTATCGGATGCCGCATCCGGTTCGGGCTCGGGACGCGGCCCTGGCAGCAGTGGATCGCTTGTCGATTTTAAAGCCGACGAAGAGTTCCAGCTTTCGCCCGGAGGTATCGGGCTGGAAGCCGATGACGATAGCGCTTCGCAAGTCATTGAGGTCGAAGACTCGAATTCCTTTGGCGACGCCATGGATTTGGGTGGCGACGGTGGCTGGGACCAGACCGATGCCGTCGAAGTAGCGGAAGAAGCCGATCTGGTCGCTGACGAAGACGACGGGATGGCGGTCGACGAACATGCGATCGTCGCACGCGCACCGACCGCGGAGGCCAGTGGCGTCCCCAGCTACGAAGTGCCGTTCTCGATTTGGAACGTGATGTCGTTGTTCGGGATATTGATCATGTTAACCGCTGGCGGCGTGATCTCCGCCGATCTGATGCGGAATCTGTGGTCCGATGGTGGAAGTGCCGCCGATGTGAGTTCGCTGACCGGAGCGATTCTAAAGGCGATGGGCATGGATAATTGA